From the genome of Aricia agestis chromosome 9, ilAriAges1.1, whole genome shotgun sequence, one region includes:
- the LOC121730122 gene encoding uncharacterized protein LOC121730122 isoform X1, translating to MHGDLRRERMSKHVGRPLALARPPAPARRELIRCTPCSSVPKYYARNGDLLKTHIMTKQPMEPEGTQVAGKMPLTQEKRLDSNFSNNNDQSYLHKKFKKASTVLPVKVEESRQLETSLAQIGCNTSIPNGSIASTDPEINVIRENHTIQNTGLENNVQTNDRDDNSRLSDVSNFVQATGKTSFADEFLNKTENLENDFIKEAYNSGGTGRYVCPYCKLSCAKPSVLQKHIRAHTNERPYPCKPCGFAFKTKSNLYKHRRSRTHALRLQGADISSVVNEEDLSGGSESDTSTPPIIQTETSLETAVPRQEYSRPNDFSSPELNSDHNNSFVNSLSNYNDNPKSKGIYKPKFRATLYQGNEEKERIKKSISHNPDFLTEHISKIISDNEAIVDVIETPLQKKYGKIKQIAESKQLLNEMENKSEATPLNLTKTSAEKEYVCRKRSHSETFAHIINEEQKHPLNPEGSIIKDLLLKTKANGLSSSNNEVLVEGLGPLYVCPLCQIVYRSAENLEAHKLNYCKGYAGATNFQNEPRPHRPENVFVRSNSINVKMPETHISRTSSMSKSPPLRNKPDNLVILKTECNDVIAPLPSPGPLLGNTRLVDTRIPGEMNRKCDAIKIKSKDCSPKRRLESRSETFSPRALDNMSPRSADLYSQSKLRCLDSSPVSLRSLEEMSQHMRHNSTSLQMFGGEVKIVDHLGSTTTLRIEPSKSQLSPIIIQQNLSPSKYANDPEASSIVVRSGLHSGGTIVHNPPTPKETSTPQVQTPRSTPNMHSANFLSIHDFSHFQFPPLSAITAYNPLTLPPLSPTSSPNGTSTILHGGKLIPHVPGIPGPNTSSLFVPSPSGTKNETFKSVTKQISEASRDMLSPSTIPGRGSSESYERGRKSKSPNVRVVDSEKFTQNKLNSEVKHVSTIPLIKIKNVDEPSISSISPNNNSKTVITKPDAALKRNADGLLRSAVVKENNSYQVNKFRNKELNLSSTRTVTELKSENDIKNFNFENLITKAEIYNNQMQTSGEVQKHHNANETSVSSPQNERSETSYFQKNVVTKTSTEDRKPKFLRPSTLPLKPGTFTPKRHHGITPNANTMPLVSPETPRPAKAYGQLYLNGNAYTYLGLKCSTKVFYCTINRPQPTYVPNQHFLSMYSNWQLLSDLTPDPLGLSASSAMSLYDSRHRPQNVAMSVIKQDLILTHSSQWKATKDLKQTVHTLDAKSDDPKNMSDNNLPKKELAGGFESNEEYTYVRGRGRGRYVCSECGIRCKKPSMLKKHIRTHTDVRPYTCIHCVFSFKTKGNLTKHMKSKAHYKKCCELGINPNEGNDGENMEMAQCSGETDDETDSDGDEGNEGETESSDTEIYKSRLPEHEAAHCLLSLGGNRPATSATPGLITSARPTTYPYTPIVMTDSVITETPLDNSQSLRPNAIDARIDPDNEPMDLSKSDVKVSSNMSEIPTARESSVLASLASNTAKLPQQQSQWANGEPMLHTYLTERALLDTKIKQSQLTSNLNKLRKIELESSNYEENKSKETVLNSVSISKPAIENIKSKPIVPVESIKSNESLQISTSIVSETKRARTPNNPNAENAKHVVSEYLKQARINHMKTHEDSLSNHHIDMSSDESNCGKPYLEDKKLEDGVDCNITKPASSEYDSVASKVVIGMGGVAFKVKGKDFEGTSYSPGKLMEDGRKVCDFCNKTFTKPSQLRLHLNIHYMERPFRCSVCAVSFRTRGHLQKHERSGSHHNKVSMTSAFGAATTFNPRPFRCSDCNIAFRIHGHLAKHLRSKMHVMRLECLFKLPFGTFTEIERAGLSLTDIDTTDCASSLASLQSLAQKLHEKDPSKLEYREPSALMTSGRESSEDEEASVGAMSSEKGDNVRDSDMKTIGGSEIQETETRVIYSATDN from the exons gTACTCAAGTCGCGGGCAAGATGCCGTTGACACAAGAGAAACGTTTGGACTCAAATTTTTCCAACAACAATGACCAGAGCTACCTTCACAAGAAGTTTAAGAAGGCTTCTACGGTGCTTCCAGTGAAAGTCGAGGAAAGTAGGCAGTTGGAGACAAGTCTGGCACAAATAGGGTGTAATACATCTATTCCTAACGGCAGTATTGCATCTACGGACCcagaaataaatgtaataagagAAAACCATACTATACAGAACACTGGATTGGAAAATAATGTACAAACTAATGATAGAGATGATAATAGTAGATTAAGTGATGTTAGTAATTTTGTTCAAGCAACTGGTAAAACCAGTTTTGCAGATGAATTTTTAAACAAGACTGAAAACCTCGAAAACGATTTTATAAAAGAAGCTTATAACAGTGGCGGAACAGGGCGATATGTTTGCCCATATTGTAAGTTATCATGTGCCAAGCCTTCAGTTCTTCAGAAACATATCAGAGCTCATACAAATGAAAGACCTTACCCGTGTAAGCCATGCGGATTTGCATTCAAAACAAAATCAAATCTCTATAAGCATAGGAGATCAAGGACACATGCTCTTAGATTACAGGGTGCTGATATTTCATCCGTTGTAAATGAAGAGGACTTATCAGGTGGATCCGAAAGTGACACCTCGACTCCTCCTATAATACAGACAGAAACAAGCTTGGAAACTGCAGTGCCAAGGCAGGAATATAGTAGACCCAATGATTTTTCTTCGCCAGAATTAAATAGTGATCACAACAATTCTTTCGTAAATTCCTTGTCCAATTATAATGACAACCCAAAATCAAAGGGAATTTATAAACCTAAGTTCAGGGCGACACTGTATCAAGGTAACGAAGAGAAAGAGAGAATTAAAAAGAGTATTTCTCACAATCCTGACTTTCTTACAGAACATATCTCAAAAATTATATCAGATAATGAGGCTATTGTTGATGTCATTGAAACACCGTTACAAAAAAAGTatggaaaaataaaacaaatagcAGAAAGTAAACAATTATTGAATGAGATGGAAAATAAATCAGAGGCAACTCCCTTAAACTTAACTAAAACCAGCGCAGAAAAAGAATATGTTTGCAGAAAAAGATCTCATTCTGAAACATTTGCTCATATAATTAACGAAGAACAAAAACACCCACTTAACCCCGAGGGTTCAATCATTAAGGATTTACTGTTAAAAACAAAAGCAAATGGCCTGAGTTCCAGTAATAATGAAGTATTGGTAGAAGGCTTAGGTCCATTATACGTTTGTCCTTTATGCCAAATAGTATACAGAAGTGCAGAAAATTTAGAAGCCCATAAACTAAATTATTGCAAAGGGTATGCAGGAGCTACAAACTTTCAAAACGAGCCTAGGCCTCACAGACCTGAAAATGTGTTTGTAAGAAGTAATTCGATAAATGTAAAAATGCCAGAAACTCACATTTCTAGAACAAGTTCAATGTCCAAATCTCCACCATTAAGAAATAAACCAGACAACCTTGTTATATTGAAAACTGAGTGTAATGATGTAATCGCACCGTTGCCGTCACCCGGTCCTCTCTTAGGAAATACAAGACTTGTTGACACCAGAATCCCTGGAGAGATGAATAGAAAGTGTGatgctattaaaataaaatcgaaaGACTGCAGTCCGAAAAGAAGACTTGAAAGTAGGTCTGAAACTTTTAGTCCAAGGGCATTAGATAATATGTCTCCTAGGTCGGCTGATTTATATTCTCAATCAAAACTGAGATGTTTAGATTCAAGTCCGGTATCGCTTAGATCACTCGAAGAAATGTCGCAACATATGAGGCATAATTCTACATCTCTACAAATGTTTGGAGGTGAGGTAAAAATTGTGGATCATTTGGGCAGCACTACTACGCTTAGAATAGAGCCAAGTAAGAGCCAATTATCACCGATTATCATTCAACAAAATTTATCGCCATCGAAATACGCCAATGACCCAGAAGCAAGCAGTATTGTAGTTCGTTCGGGATTGCATTCTGGCGGGACAATAGTACATAATCCACCTACACCAAAAGAAACAAGCACACCCCAAGTACAAACGCCAAGATCTACCCCCAATATGCATTCTGCAAACTTTTTGAGTATTCACGACTTCTCCCATTTCCAATTCCCGCCTCTTAGCGCTATAACAGCGTATAATCCCTTAACTTTACCACCGCTTAGTCCCACATCGTCTCCAAATGGGACATCTACTATATTGCATGGTGGTAAACTGATACCTCACGTACCTGGTATCCCTGGTCCAAATACTTCTAGTTTATTTGTTCCCAGCCCGTCTGgaactaaaaacgaaacatttAAATCTGTTACGAAACAAATATCAGAGGCTTCACGTGACATGCTGTCGCCATCAACCATACCGGGAAGGGGAAGTTCTGAATCATATGAGAGAGGACGGAAATCAAAAAGCCCAAATGTGAGAGTAGTAGACTCAGAAAAGTTTACTCAAAACAAACTCAATTCAGAAGTTAAACATGTTTCTACTATACCTCTAATAAAAATCAAGAATGTCGACGAACCAAGTATAAGCTCGATATCGCCTAACAATAATTCAAAAACTGTGATTACCAAACCGGATGCTGCGCTGAAAAGAAATGCAGACGGATTACTACGATCAGCTgtagtaaaagaaaataatagttATCAGGTgaataaatttagaaataaagAACTAAACCTGTCGTCAACAAGAACAGTTACAGAACTAAAATCAGAAAATGATATCAAAAATTTCAACTTTGAAAATTTAATAACCAAAGCAGAAATCTATAATAATCAAATGCAAACTTCTGGAGAAGTACAGAAACATCATAATGCTAATGAAACATCAGTGTCTTCGCCACAGAATGAGAGATCAGAAACATCTTACTTCCAAAAGAATGTCGTAACCAAAACTTCTACCGAGGATAGAAAGCCGAAGTTTTTACGGCCATCAACGTTGCCCTTAAAACCTGGTACTTTTACGCCAAAACGGCACCACGGTATAACACCAAACGCTAATACAATGCCATTAGTATCACCGGAAACTCCGAGACCAGCAAAAGCTTATGGTCAGTTATATTTAAATGGAAATGCATACACGTACTTAGGACTAAAGTGCTCCACTAAGGTGTTTTACTGTACTATCAACCGTCCGCAGCCGACTTATGTTCCGAATCAACATTTTCTTTCAATGTACAGCAACTGGCAG TTATTATCAGATCTGACGCCGGATCCGCTCGGTTTGTCAGCATCGTCTGCAATGTCCTTATATGACTCACGGCATCGACCACAAAATGTAGCCATGTCTGTTATTAAACAAGATCTTATATTGACTCATTCTTCACAATGGAAAGCCACTAAGGATTTAAAACAG aCTGTACATACTTTGGATGCTAAATCTGATGACCCGAAAAATATGTCAGATAATAATTTACCCAAGAAGGAGTTAGCGGGAGGCTTTGAAAGCAATGAGGAATATACGTACGTACGTGGTCGCGGCAGGGGGCGTTATGTTTGTTCAGAATGTGGTATTCGCTGCAAAAAACCATCCATGTTAAAGAAACATATACGCACTCATACAGACGTACGACCTTACACATGTATCCACTGTGTTTTCAG CTTTAAGACGAAGGGTAATCTTACGAAGCACATGAAGAGTAAAGCGCACTACAAGAAATGTTGCGAATTGGGAATAAATCCAAATGAAGGCAATGATGGTGAAAATATGGAAATGGCCCAGTGTTCCGGAGAAACTGACGACGAGACCGATTCTGATGGCGACGAGGGAAATGAAGGAGAAACAGAATCAAGCg ATACGGAAATATATAAATCGCGGCTTCCCGAACACGAGGCAGCGCATTGTTTACTGTCATTGGGCGGAAATAGACCAGCAACTTCAGCGACGCCTGGACTCATAACCAGTGCTAGACCAACGACTTACCCTTACACGCCTATCGTTATGACAGATTCAGTCATAACCGAGACACCCTTGGATAACTCACAGTCGCTAAGGCCTAATGCGATCGATGCCAGGATAGATCCTGATAACGAACCGATGGATTTAAGTAAAAGCGACGTGAAAGTGAGTAGCAACATGTCAGAAATACCGACGGCTAGAGAATCTAGTGTCCTCGCATCCTTAGCCTCGAACACAGCAAAGTTACCGCAACAGCAAAGTCAATGGGCGAACGGTGAACCGATGCTCCATACTTATTTGACCGAACGAGCCTTGCTAGACACGAAAATCAAACAAAGTCAACTTACAAGTAATTTAAACAAGTTGAGAAAAATTGAGTTGGAAAGTTCAAATTATGAAGAAAACAAAAGCAAGGAAACCGTCCTCAATAGTGTCAGCATATCAAAACCcgcaatagaaaatattaaaagcaaACCAATAGTGCCAGTCGAAAGTATAAAGTCCAACGAGTCCTTACAAATCTCAACATCAATTGTTAGTGAAACTAAACGAGCCCGGACGCCGAATAATCCGAATGCTGAAAATGCAAAACATGTAGTTTCCGAATATTTGAAACAGGCACGAATAAATCATATGAAGACACACGAGGATTCTCTATCTAATCATCATATAGATATGTCCAGTGACGAAAGTAATTGCGGTAAACCGTATTTAGAAGATAAAAAACTAGAAGACGGGGTCGACTGTAATATCACAAAGCCGGCATCTTCCGAATACGATTCGGTGGCATCCAAAGTCGTTATCGGCATGGGAGGGGTAGCTTTTAAGGTGAAAGGGAAAGACTTCGAAGGAACGTCATACTCCCCTGGGAAACTCATGGAGGATGGACGTAAAGTATGCGATTTCTGCAACAAAACATTTACGAAGCCTTCACAATTGAGATTACATCTCAACATCCACTACATGGAGAGACCTTTCCGGTGTAGCGTATGCGCGGTCAGCTTCCGAACGAGAGGACATTTACAAAAACACGAACGATCGGGCTCGCATCATAATAAAGTTTCAATGACATCGGCGTTCGGCGCCGCTACGACGTTCAATCCTAGACCCTTCAGGTGTTCCGACTGCAACATCGCCTTCCGAATACACGGGCACCTAGCGAAACACCTCAGAAGCAAAATGCACGTGATGAGACTCGAGTGTCTTTTCAAACTACCGTTCGGAACGTTCACGGAAATCGAGCGGGCCGGTCTGAGTTTAACGGATATCGATACGACGGACTGTGCCAGTTCGTTGGCGAGCTTGCAGTCGTTAGCGCAGAAGCTGCACGAGAAGGATCCGTCCAAACTGGAGTATAGGGAGCCGAGCGCGTTGATGACTTCCGGGAGGGAATCCTCCGAGGACGAGGAAGCGTCCGTCGGTGCGATGAGTTCGGAAAAGGGTGACAATGTGAGAGACAGTGACATGAAGACTATCGGAGGTAGTGAAATTCAAGAAACAGAGACGAGAGTTATTTATAGTGCCACAGATAATTAG
- the LOC121730122 gene encoding uncharacterized protein LOC121730122 isoform X2, translating into MFRRRKQMIIPRYHGGLIHSYAAGTQVAGKMPLTQEKRLDSNFSNNNDQSYLHKKFKKASTVLPVKVEESRQLETSLAQIGCNTSIPNGSIASTDPEINVIRENHTIQNTGLENNVQTNDRDDNSRLSDVSNFVQATGKTSFADEFLNKTENLENDFIKEAYNSGGTGRYVCPYCKLSCAKPSVLQKHIRAHTNERPYPCKPCGFAFKTKSNLYKHRRSRTHALRLQGADISSVVNEEDLSGGSESDTSTPPIIQTETSLETAVPRQEYSRPNDFSSPELNSDHNNSFVNSLSNYNDNPKSKGIYKPKFRATLYQGNEEKERIKKSISHNPDFLTEHISKIISDNEAIVDVIETPLQKKYGKIKQIAESKQLLNEMENKSEATPLNLTKTSAEKEYVCRKRSHSETFAHIINEEQKHPLNPEGSIIKDLLLKTKANGLSSSNNEVLVEGLGPLYVCPLCQIVYRSAENLEAHKLNYCKGYAGATNFQNEPRPHRPENVFVRSNSINVKMPETHISRTSSMSKSPPLRNKPDNLVILKTECNDVIAPLPSPGPLLGNTRLVDTRIPGEMNRKCDAIKIKSKDCSPKRRLESRSETFSPRALDNMSPRSADLYSQSKLRCLDSSPVSLRSLEEMSQHMRHNSTSLQMFGGEVKIVDHLGSTTTLRIEPSKSQLSPIIIQQNLSPSKYANDPEASSIVVRSGLHSGGTIVHNPPTPKETSTPQVQTPRSTPNMHSANFLSIHDFSHFQFPPLSAITAYNPLTLPPLSPTSSPNGTSTILHGGKLIPHVPGIPGPNTSSLFVPSPSGTKNETFKSVTKQISEASRDMLSPSTIPGRGSSESYERGRKSKSPNVRVVDSEKFTQNKLNSEVKHVSTIPLIKIKNVDEPSISSISPNNNSKTVITKPDAALKRNADGLLRSAVVKENNSYQVNKFRNKELNLSSTRTVTELKSENDIKNFNFENLITKAEIYNNQMQTSGEVQKHHNANETSVSSPQNERSETSYFQKNVVTKTSTEDRKPKFLRPSTLPLKPGTFTPKRHHGITPNANTMPLVSPETPRPAKAYGQLYLNGNAYTYLGLKCSTKVFYCTINRPQPTYVPNQHFLSMYSNWQLLSDLTPDPLGLSASSAMSLYDSRHRPQNVAMSVIKQDLILTHSSQWKATKDLKQTVHTLDAKSDDPKNMSDNNLPKKELAGGFESNEEYTYVRGRGRGRYVCSECGIRCKKPSMLKKHIRTHTDVRPYTCIHCVFSFKTKGNLTKHMKSKAHYKKCCELGINPNEGNDGENMEMAQCSGETDDETDSDGDEGNEGETESSDTEIYKSRLPEHEAAHCLLSLGGNRPATSATPGLITSARPTTYPYTPIVMTDSVITETPLDNSQSLRPNAIDARIDPDNEPMDLSKSDVKVSSNMSEIPTARESSVLASLASNTAKLPQQQSQWANGEPMLHTYLTERALLDTKIKQSQLTSNLNKLRKIELESSNYEENKSKETVLNSVSISKPAIENIKSKPIVPVESIKSNESLQISTSIVSETKRARTPNNPNAENAKHVVSEYLKQARINHMKTHEDSLSNHHIDMSSDESNCGKPYLEDKKLEDGVDCNITKPASSEYDSVASKVVIGMGGVAFKVKGKDFEGTSYSPGKLMEDGRKVCDFCNKTFTKPSQLRLHLNIHYMERPFRCSVCAVSFRTRGHLQKHERSGSHHNKVSMTSAFGAATTFNPRPFRCSDCNIAFRIHGHLAKHLRSKMHVMRLECLFKLPFGTFTEIERAGLSLTDIDTTDCASSLASLQSLAQKLHEKDPSKLEYREPSALMTSGRESSEDEEASVGAMSSEKGDNVRDSDMKTIGGSEIQETETRVIYSATDN; encoded by the exons ATGTTCAGGAGGCGTAAACAAATGATAATACCGAGATATCATGGTGGACTAATTCATTCTTACGCGGCCG gTACTCAAGTCGCGGGCAAGATGCCGTTGACACAAGAGAAACGTTTGGACTCAAATTTTTCCAACAACAATGACCAGAGCTACCTTCACAAGAAGTTTAAGAAGGCTTCTACGGTGCTTCCAGTGAAAGTCGAGGAAAGTAGGCAGTTGGAGACAAGTCTGGCACAAATAGGGTGTAATACATCTATTCCTAACGGCAGTATTGCATCTACGGACCcagaaataaatgtaataagagAAAACCATACTATACAGAACACTGGATTGGAAAATAATGTACAAACTAATGATAGAGATGATAATAGTAGATTAAGTGATGTTAGTAATTTTGTTCAAGCAACTGGTAAAACCAGTTTTGCAGATGAATTTTTAAACAAGACTGAAAACCTCGAAAACGATTTTATAAAAGAAGCTTATAACAGTGGCGGAACAGGGCGATATGTTTGCCCATATTGTAAGTTATCATGTGCCAAGCCTTCAGTTCTTCAGAAACATATCAGAGCTCATACAAATGAAAGACCTTACCCGTGTAAGCCATGCGGATTTGCATTCAAAACAAAATCAAATCTCTATAAGCATAGGAGATCAAGGACACATGCTCTTAGATTACAGGGTGCTGATATTTCATCCGTTGTAAATGAAGAGGACTTATCAGGTGGATCCGAAAGTGACACCTCGACTCCTCCTATAATACAGACAGAAACAAGCTTGGAAACTGCAGTGCCAAGGCAGGAATATAGTAGACCCAATGATTTTTCTTCGCCAGAATTAAATAGTGATCACAACAATTCTTTCGTAAATTCCTTGTCCAATTATAATGACAACCCAAAATCAAAGGGAATTTATAAACCTAAGTTCAGGGCGACACTGTATCAAGGTAACGAAGAGAAAGAGAGAATTAAAAAGAGTATTTCTCACAATCCTGACTTTCTTACAGAACATATCTCAAAAATTATATCAGATAATGAGGCTATTGTTGATGTCATTGAAACACCGTTACAAAAAAAGTatggaaaaataaaacaaatagcAGAAAGTAAACAATTATTGAATGAGATGGAAAATAAATCAGAGGCAACTCCCTTAAACTTAACTAAAACCAGCGCAGAAAAAGAATATGTTTGCAGAAAAAGATCTCATTCTGAAACATTTGCTCATATAATTAACGAAGAACAAAAACACCCACTTAACCCCGAGGGTTCAATCATTAAGGATTTACTGTTAAAAACAAAAGCAAATGGCCTGAGTTCCAGTAATAATGAAGTATTGGTAGAAGGCTTAGGTCCATTATACGTTTGTCCTTTATGCCAAATAGTATACAGAAGTGCAGAAAATTTAGAAGCCCATAAACTAAATTATTGCAAAGGGTATGCAGGAGCTACAAACTTTCAAAACGAGCCTAGGCCTCACAGACCTGAAAATGTGTTTGTAAGAAGTAATTCGATAAATGTAAAAATGCCAGAAACTCACATTTCTAGAACAAGTTCAATGTCCAAATCTCCACCATTAAGAAATAAACCAGACAACCTTGTTATATTGAAAACTGAGTGTAATGATGTAATCGCACCGTTGCCGTCACCCGGTCCTCTCTTAGGAAATACAAGACTTGTTGACACCAGAATCCCTGGAGAGATGAATAGAAAGTGTGatgctattaaaataaaatcgaaaGACTGCAGTCCGAAAAGAAGACTTGAAAGTAGGTCTGAAACTTTTAGTCCAAGGGCATTAGATAATATGTCTCCTAGGTCGGCTGATTTATATTCTCAATCAAAACTGAGATGTTTAGATTCAAGTCCGGTATCGCTTAGATCACTCGAAGAAATGTCGCAACATATGAGGCATAATTCTACATCTCTACAAATGTTTGGAGGTGAGGTAAAAATTGTGGATCATTTGGGCAGCACTACTACGCTTAGAATAGAGCCAAGTAAGAGCCAATTATCACCGATTATCATTCAACAAAATTTATCGCCATCGAAATACGCCAATGACCCAGAAGCAAGCAGTATTGTAGTTCGTTCGGGATTGCATTCTGGCGGGACAATAGTACATAATCCACCTACACCAAAAGAAACAAGCACACCCCAAGTACAAACGCCAAGATCTACCCCCAATATGCATTCTGCAAACTTTTTGAGTATTCACGACTTCTCCCATTTCCAATTCCCGCCTCTTAGCGCTATAACAGCGTATAATCCCTTAACTTTACCACCGCTTAGTCCCACATCGTCTCCAAATGGGACATCTACTATATTGCATGGTGGTAAACTGATACCTCACGTACCTGGTATCCCTGGTCCAAATACTTCTAGTTTATTTGTTCCCAGCCCGTCTGgaactaaaaacgaaacatttAAATCTGTTACGAAACAAATATCAGAGGCTTCACGTGACATGCTGTCGCCATCAACCATACCGGGAAGGGGAAGTTCTGAATCATATGAGAGAGGACGGAAATCAAAAAGCCCAAATGTGAGAGTAGTAGACTCAGAAAAGTTTACTCAAAACAAACTCAATTCAGAAGTTAAACATGTTTCTACTATACCTCTAATAAAAATCAAGAATGTCGACGAACCAAGTATAAGCTCGATATCGCCTAACAATAATTCAAAAACTGTGATTACCAAACCGGATGCTGCGCTGAAAAGAAATGCAGACGGATTACTACGATCAGCTgtagtaaaagaaaataatagttATCAGGTgaataaatttagaaataaagAACTAAACCTGTCGTCAACAAGAACAGTTACAGAACTAAAATCAGAAAATGATATCAAAAATTTCAACTTTGAAAATTTAATAACCAAAGCAGAAATCTATAATAATCAAATGCAAACTTCTGGAGAAGTACAGAAACATCATAATGCTAATGAAACATCAGTGTCTTCGCCACAGAATGAGAGATCAGAAACATCTTACTTCCAAAAGAATGTCGTAACCAAAACTTCTACCGAGGATAGAAAGCCGAAGTTTTTACGGCCATCAACGTTGCCCTTAAAACCTGGTACTTTTACGCCAAAACGGCACCACGGTATAACACCAAACGCTAATACAATGCCATTAGTATCACCGGAAACTCCGAGACCAGCAAAAGCTTATGGTCAGTTATATTTAAATGGAAATGCATACACGTACTTAGGACTAAAGTGCTCCACTAAGGTGTTTTACTGTACTATCAACCGTCCGCAGCCGACTTATGTTCCGAATCAACATTTTCTTTCAATGTACAGCAACTGGCAG TTATTATCAGATCTGACGCCGGATCCGCTCGGTTTGTCAGCATCGTCTGCAATGTCCTTATATGACTCACGGCATCGACCACAAAATGTAGCCATGTCTGTTATTAAACAAGATCTTATATTGACTCATTCTTCACAATGGAAAGCCACTAAGGATTTAAAACAG aCTGTACATACTTTGGATGCTAAATCTGATGACCCGAAAAATATGTCAGATAATAATTTACCCAAGAAGGAGTTAGCGGGAGGCTTTGAAAGCAATGAGGAATATACGTACGTACGTGGTCGCGGCAGGGGGCGTTATGTTTGTTCAGAATGTGGTATTCGCTGCAAAAAACCATCCATGTTAAAGAAACATATACGCACTCATACAGACGTACGACCTTACACATGTATCCACTGTGTTTTCAG CTTTAAGACGAAGGGTAATCTTACGAAGCACATGAAGAGTAAAGCGCACTACAAGAAATGTTGCGAATTGGGAATAAATCCAAATGAAGGCAATGATGGTGAAAATATGGAAATGGCCCAGTGTTCCGGAGAAACTGACGACGAGACCGATTCTGATGGCGACGAGGGAAATGAAGGAGAAACAGAATCAAGCg ATACGGAAATATATAAATCGCGGCTTCCCGAACACGAGGCAGCGCATTGTTTACTGTCATTGGGCGGAAATAGACCAGCAACTTCAGCGACGCCTGGACTCATAACCAGTGCTAGACCAACGACTTACCCTTACACGCCTATCGTTATGACAGATTCAGTCATAACCGAGACACCCTTGGATAACTCACAGTCGCTAAGGCCTAATGCGATCGATGCCAGGATAGATCCTGATAACGAACCGATGGATTTAAGTAAAAGCGACGTGAAAGTGAGTAGCAACATGTCAGAAATACCGACGGCTAGAGAATCTAGTGTCCTCGCATCCTTAGCCTCGAACACAGCAAAGTTACCGCAACAGCAAAGTCAATGGGCGAACGGTGAACCGATGCTCCATACTTATTTGACCGAACGAGCCTTGCTAGACACGAAAATCAAACAAAGTCAACTTACAAGTAATTTAAACAAGTTGAGAAAAATTGAGTTGGAAAGTTCAAATTATGAAGAAAACAAAAGCAAGGAAACCGTCCTCAATAGTGTCAGCATATCAAAACCcgcaatagaaaatattaaaagcaaACCAATAGTGCCAGTCGAAAGTATAAAGTCCAACGAGTCCTTACAAATCTCAACATCAATTGTTAGTGAAACTAAACGAGCCCGGACGCCGAATAATCCGAATGCTGAAAATGCAAAACATGTAGTTTCCGAATATTTGAAACAGGCACGAATAAATCATATGAAGACACACGAGGATTCTCTATCTAATCATCATATAGATATGTCCAGTGACGAAAGTAATTGCGGTAAACCGTATTTAGAAGATAAAAAACTAGAAGACGGGGTCGACTGTAATATCACAAAGCCGGCATCTTCCGAATACGATTCGGTGGCATCCAAAGTCGTTATCGGCATGGGAGGGGTAGCTTTTAAGGTGAAAGGGAAAGACTTCGAAGGAACGTCATACTCCCCTGGGAAACTCATGGAGGATGGACGTAAAGTATGCGATTTCTGCAACAAAACATTTACGAAGCCTTCACAATTGAGATTACATCTCAACATCCACTACATGGAGAGACCTTTCCGGTGTAGCGTATGCGCGGTCAGCTTCCGAACGAGAGGACATTTACAAAAACACGAACGATCGGGCTCGCATCATAATAAAGTTTCAATGACATCGGCGTTCGGCGCCGCTACGACGTTCAATCCTAGACCCTTCAGGTGTTCCGACTGCAACATCGCCTTCCGAATACACGGGCACCTAGCGAAACACCTCAGAAGCAAAATGCACGTGATGAGACTCGAGTGTCTTTTCAAACTACCGTTCGGAACGTTCACGGAAATCGAGCGGGCCGGTCTGAGTTTAACGGATATCGATACGACGGACTGTGCCAGTTCGTTGGCGAGCTTGCAGTCGTTAGCGCAGAAGCTGCACGAGAAGGATCCGTCCAAACTGGAGTATAGGGAGCCGAGCGCGTTGATGACTTCCGGGAGGGAATCCTCCGAGGACGAGGAAGCGTCCGTCGGTGCGATGAGTTCGGAAAAGGGTGACAATGTGAGAGACAGTGACATGAAGACTATCGGAGGTAGTGAAATTCAAGAAACAGAGACGAGAGTTATTTATAGTGCCACAGATAATTAG